A window of the Streptomyces sp. Ag109_O5-10 genome harbors these coding sequences:
- a CDS encoding adenosine deaminase produces the protein MLLLCCSLLACLPAAPPAAALPRPGAAPRPATDAEARTDAYLAALRTAGPDRSRALRRFFLKLPKGGDLHNHLFGAVRTEYLIALAAGDGLCIDTATLTAVLPPCGPGTRPAADARDDRAFREAILRAWSMYGFPPDRSGHDHFFATFDRFGLVPALHPGQVLAEVADSVAAQHQFYLETMVNPASDRAEQLADETGWDPDLPETYARLAAGGRLDRVAAEARRATDDAEAGFRTEARCGTDRPRPGCRLTLRYVYQAFRGESRERVFTELALGMRLAETDPRFLAVNLVQPEDGPVALADYTVQMRMVRFLHTVYPRAHVTLHAGESRPGLVDPEDLRFHVREAVDIAGTERVGHGVGLRHEDDWQRTARTMAARQTAVEVPFTSNAQILGVRGAAHPFDTYRAYGVPVVLATDDPGVSRTDISHEYQYAAETYGLTYPELKDLARASLQYAFLPGDSLWQGNPTRHGYRPVAACAGQLPGSGRAPGAECRALLGASAKAAVQWREEAASASFERTFGRAADGTGVPSAA, from the coding sequence CTGCTCCTGCTCTGCTGCTCCCTGCTGGCCTGCCTGCCGGCCGCACCCCCCGCCGCGGCGCTTCCCCGCCCCGGAGCCGCCCCACGCCCGGCGACGGACGCCGAGGCCCGCACGGACGCCTACCTGGCCGCGCTGCGGACGGCGGGCCCGGACCGCTCCCGGGCCCTGCGCAGGTTCTTCCTGAAGCTGCCCAAGGGCGGCGACCTGCACAACCACCTCTTCGGCGCGGTCAGGACCGAGTACCTGATCGCGCTCGCCGCCGGGGACGGGCTGTGCATCGACACGGCGACGCTGACCGCCGTCCTCCCGCCGTGCGGCCCCGGCACCCGGCCCGCCGCCGACGCCCGCGACGACCGTGCCTTCCGCGAGGCGATCCTGCGCGCCTGGTCCATGTATGGCTTCCCGCCGGACCGCAGCGGCCACGACCACTTCTTCGCCACGTTCGACAGGTTCGGGCTGGTGCCCGCGCTCCACCCGGGCCAGGTGCTCGCGGAGGTCGCCGACTCGGTCGCGGCGCAGCACCAGTTCTATCTGGAGACCATGGTCAACCCGGCCTCCGACCGCGCCGAGCAACTGGCCGACGAGACCGGCTGGGACCCCGACCTTCCCGAGACGTACGCGCGGCTGGCGGCGGGCGGCCGGCTCGACCGGGTGGCCGCCGAGGCCCGCCGCGCGACGGACGACGCCGAGGCCGGGTTCCGGACCGAGGCCCGCTGCGGCACCGACCGGCCCCGCCCCGGCTGCCGGCTCACCCTGCGCTACGTCTACCAGGCCTTCCGCGGCGAGTCCCGCGAACGCGTCTTCACCGAGCTGGCCCTCGGAATGCGGCTCGCCGAGACCGACCCCCGCTTCCTCGCCGTCAACCTCGTCCAGCCCGAGGACGGGCCCGTCGCCCTCGCCGACTACACCGTGCAGATGCGCATGGTGCGGTTCCTGCACACGGTCTACCCGCGGGCCCATGTCACCCTGCACGCGGGCGAGTCGCGACCCGGCCTGGTCGACCCCGAGGACCTGCGGTTCCACGTCCGGGAGGCGGTGGACATCGCCGGCACCGAACGCGTCGGCCACGGCGTCGGCCTTCGCCACGAGGACGACTGGCAGCGGACGGCCCGTACGATGGCCGCCCGGCAGACCGCCGTCGAGGTGCCCTTCACCAGCAACGCCCAGATCCTCGGCGTGCGCGGCGCCGCCCACCCCTTCGACACCTACCGGGCGTACGGGGTACCGGTCGTCCTGGCCACCGACGACCCCGGCGTCTCCCGCACCGACATCAGCCACGAGTACCAGTACGCCGCCGAGACCTACGGCCTGACGTACCCGGAGCTCAAGGACCTGGCCCGCGCCTCCCTGCAGTACGCCTTCCTGCCCGGCGACAGCCTGTGGCAGGGCAACCCCACCCGGCACGGCTACCGTCCGGTCGCGGCCTGCGCCGGGCAGCTCCCCGGCAGCGGGCGGGCGCCGGGGGCGGAGTGCCGGGCGCTGCTCGGCGCGAGCGCGAAGGCGGCGGTGCAGTGGCGTGAGGAGGCCGCGTCGGCGTCGTTCGAGCGGACGTTCGGACGGGCGGCGGACGGCACGGGCGTGCCGTCCGCCGCCTAG
- a CDS encoding SigE family RNA polymerase sigma factor, whose amino-acid sequence MQLTLALPWWARLMRRAGTTPSPASDVPLPGRRFRHLRSVADRDGEKDAPTLADLYRTRRLDMVRLAAFLVDDLHSAEDVVQDAFAAVCRRHGERLDDLQDAHAYLHTAVVNAARSVLRRRRTARAYTPPYQGPGAPVDELLLLAEEHRQVFDALARLTARQREVLVLRYWSDLTEAQIAETLGVSRGTVKSTASRALATLEKLLEVDR is encoded by the coding sequence ATGCAGCTCACCCTTGCCCTGCCCTGGTGGGCCCGGCTCATGCGCCGTGCCGGGACAACCCCCTCTCCGGCGTCCGACGTGCCGCTCCCCGGCCGACGGTTCCGGCACCTGCGTTCGGTGGCGGACCGGGACGGCGAGAAGGACGCCCCCACACTCGCCGACCTGTACCGGACCCGGCGGCTCGACATGGTGCGGCTGGCGGCCTTCCTGGTGGACGACCTGCACTCCGCCGAGGACGTCGTCCAGGACGCCTTCGCCGCCGTCTGCCGTCGGCACGGCGAACGGTTGGACGACCTCCAGGACGCGCATGCCTACCTCCACACCGCGGTGGTCAACGCCGCCCGCTCGGTGCTGCGCCGGCGGCGCACCGCGCGCGCGTACACCCCGCCGTACCAGGGTCCGGGAGCGCCGGTCGACGAACTGCTGCTGCTCGCCGAGGAGCACCGGCAGGTCTTCGACGCGCTGGCCCGACTCACCGCGCGCCAGCGCGAGGTGCTGGTCCTGCGGTACTGGTCCGACCTGACCGAGGCGCAGATCGCCGAGACCCTCGGCGTGTCCCGTGGCACCGTCAAGTCGACCGCGAGCCGCGCGCTCGCCACTCTGGAAAAGCTTTTGGAGGTGGACCGATGA